In Bradyrhizobium paxllaeri, the genomic stretch CTGTATGCCCGCGTCACCAGCCTGGAACATGGGCTCGAGTCCGTCACCGGCGCCATCGCCAAGCAGGGTCCTGCTTCCCCGCCACCGCCCGTGGCGAATGCGGAACCGCCGGCCAGCCCGCAGCCATCGCCATCCGTCGCGCCGGTCGCCACCGCCCCGGCCGCAGCGCCCGCCGTCGCCGAGCCGGCGCCAGCCCCGGCGCCTCCCGCAAAGGAGGCCGCCAAGGCCGATAGCGCCAAGCCGGAAACGGCAAAGGCCGACCTGCTCAAGGTTGAGCCGGCCAAGCCCTCGCCTGCCACGCCACTGATGGCCACGCAGTCGATGATGGCCCCACCGGATCCTGCGGCCAGCAGACTGATTGAGCCGGGCAAGGCGCTGAACTCGGTTATCGCGAGCCCGATCCCCGACGTCGTGGCGTCGGCACCATCAGAGGCGGACGCGGACGAAGAGACTGCGCCGAAAGTCTCCCTGCAGCGGACCGAGTTCGGCGTCGATCTCGGCACCGCCAATTCCGTGAACGGCCTGCGCGCGCTGTGGCGCGGGCTGTTGAAATCGAGGTCGAACGCGCCGCTGACGGCGCTGCGCCCGATCATCGTCATCAAGGAAAGTACGACGGGCCTCGGCATGCAGCTTCGCCTGGTCGCCGGTCCGCTGAACGACGCCGGCGCCGCCGCGAAGATTTGCGCCGTTCTGACCGAAAACAACCGTCCCTGCGAAACCGCGATCTTTGACGGCCAGCGGCTGTCATTCAAACCCGACGATGAGGCGCCGACCGCAGCCAAGCCGCTTCAGCGCCGACGCGCCGTTGCCAAGCGGCCGGCGGTCGTCGAGGAAGCGCAGAAGAAGCCGGAACAACCTCCGCCGGCGACGCAGGCGACTTTGTCGAACATCCTCGGCAGGAGGAACACGCAATAGACCTGCGACTACAAAGCGTTATACGAAATCCTTGACCCGCATTCTGGGCTCAGCGGAACGCTTGTCCCCAAAGCCAATCCCGACCATATTGCCGCGATGAAAAAATCCCCGTTCCGGCTTACGCCCTATCAAGTCCAGTTCCTGTTGGTGGTCGGCTTCGTTACCGTCGGCTACGCGCTTTACCTGCGCTACCTCGCGGTCGAGTTCTCGACCGTCGCGCTCGCCTGCGACGCCGGTTTGCAAAGCATGCTGTGCAAGTCGCGCACGCTTGCGACCTACCTGTTCAAGAATTCGGTGTTCGGCATCACCGCGGTGGTGATCGCTGTGCTTCACGTCATGCGGCCGTCGATCGTGCTGTTGACCGGCGGACTGATCGCGGCGGGATTGGGGATCGTGCTTTATAATATCGTGCTGTCGGGACTTGCGATCGGCCTGCTCATTTTGGGATTTGCACGGCCCGCGCCCGCCACAGCGTGAGCGCCAGCAGCAAATAGATCGCGCAGGTCCACATCGCCTGCCAGTTCTGTCCGCCCTCGTTGAAGCCCATGAACAGCGCGGCGACAACCAGCAGACCGGCGAACGCGGATTCGGCGATCGGGCGCGCGCCGGCCTTCGGCCGGTTCAGCAGCATCAGCGCGGCGAACGGCACCACCGCCATGGTCAGCGAGGCGAACGGAAAATCGCGGTAGCGCGGATCGAACGCAAAGCCGAGCGCGGTCCCCGCCGCGATCAGCGTGGTGACGACAAGCACGAAGCCGAGCAGCGCCGTCAGCACCGACTTGGTCCTGAAGTCGCGCGGCCCGAGCAATTCGAGGAAGGTCGGCAGCGGCCGGCCCGACATCGCGGCGTTCGCGCACAACATCGGCGAGGCGATGGCGGCCGCCAGCAGCGCACCCCATTGCAGCCAGCCGCCGGCCCCGTAGCTCTCGTAAAACATCTTGTCGGCGGCGATCCCAAGCAGCATGCCTGATGTCGTCGCCGACGTCCCGACCACGACCCAGGCGGAAAACCCAGGCTTCCACGGCCGCCGCCGCAGCGTCAGCCAGCCCGCCAGGAACACGAAGAAACTGAGCGCCATTCCGGAGCCCATCTGCAATTTCCAGAACGGAAAATTGCTGATCGGCTCGCCGGGCGGGTATTTCAACGCCCGCTGCGCGTCGTTGATCATGCCCCAATAGCCGCCGACAGTGCCTTCGAGCTGGCGCTTCCAGGGCTGGTCATAGGCCTCGATCAAATTGACCCGAAACTTTTCGCGCTTGGCGAGGTCGAGGATTTCGGACACCACGCGTGCCTGGTTGGTGCGCGAGGGCAGCGCGCCTTCGCGCATCCGCCCGGCGCTCGGCCAGCCGGTTTCGCCGATCAGGATTTCCTTGTTCGGAAACGCCACCGCCATCCGCTTGCGGATGTCGTCGACATGGCTTGCGGCAAACTTTGCGCGTACCGGAATGTCTTCCCAGTACGGCAGGATGTGGATCGTGACGAAGTCGACCGCCTCATAGATTTCGCGGTTGCGCAGCCAGAATTCCCAGACGTCGGCATAGGTCACGGGTACGGTGACCCGCGACTTGACCGAGCGGATATTGGCGGCGAGGTCTGAAGTCGTCATCTCGCCGCGCAGCAGCACCTCGTTGCCGACCACCAGCGCGGTGATGACATCAGGATGTTCCTTGGTCAGTTCGATCGCAACTGCAATCTGGGCGAGGTTCTTGGTCCGGTTGCTCGAGAGCCAGATGCCCTGGATCACCTTCAGCCCCACCTTGGCGGCCAGCGCCGGGACCTGATCGAGTCCGTTCTCGATCGAATAGGTCCGCACGCAGTCGGTGATCTTGGCGAGCTGCGCCAGATCCTGCGCGATCTGTTCGGGAGGAATTTGCGTGGTGGGAATCAGTGGTGTCTGCGCGCCGCGGAACGGCGCATAGGAAACGCATTGCAGCTTTGCATTTGGATCGATCGGCGCGCGCGCAAGGGTAATGGGCGTGGCGAGCCACCACCACAGGGCGGCAATCATGGCGAGCGATGAAAGGAGAAGCGCCAGCGGCGTACGAAGTGAAATCGGTTCCATCCTCCGGGCGGGGACCGTCGATTACCCGTTCATCGGCGTCCTGCCAAGATGCAGGACTGCCCTATTCCGTCTCGTCCCCTGCGGCAGTTTTACCACCGATGCGATAAAGTTGTGACTTTGCTGGACAAAATCCGAAATACCCGTCATTTGAATCGGCTGATGTCTCCGCCGCATTGGGGACGAATTTGGGCGGCAACAAGCCAGTCCAACAGCCGCGCTTTGCGGCAGGAAACTGATCGGGGAATGTATGCGTCGACGGGTGCGTGATCCAAAAGTTGCGGTTTTGAGGCGTTTTGCCGCTGCCGGCCTGGTCCTCCTGATCGGATCGGCTGGCGCGCTTGCCCAGAGCGGCACCCCGGCCCCGCAGGATCAAGGCAAACCGCAGGCCGCCAATCCGGACGCCACCAAGGAGAGCCAGCGCAAGGCCGACGAAATCGCTGAGGCGTCACAGACCATCAACGGACCGGCCGGCAACCCCGAATGCGTCTGGCTTGGCCGGCGCGTGGTCAGCCTGATGTGGCGCGACGACCTCGATACCGCGTTTCGCCATCTCGACCTGTACGACCGCTTCGGTTGCCCCGGCGGGCACGTCCAGGCCGCTTTCCGCTGCCTGACCCGGTTCGGCGGGCAGATCGACCCCAAGGTCGCCGAAACCCTCTCCAGCCGCATTCACGCCTGCTGGGTCAATCCGGGCGCCCAGCCTCAGACCGCCGCCGCCCAGGGCCCGGCGCCGGCAGCGCCTGCGACCGCCGGCAGCGCGGCGCCTGCGCCGGCCGCTTCGCCCTCGCCTGCCCCCAGCCCCGCACCTGCCCCGCCGACAAAATAACCGTCGGGCATTCAGGATACGTTCAGCGGAACGATCCTATTTATCCGGCGTTCGATTGGTCGCGCCCTTAAAAAAGTCATGGGCGTCATACCAGTTGTGAATTCGCGCGGCGGGACTATCCTAATGATGCCGCTATGTCGGTCGAGCCTAGGGGACAGGTTCGCTTTCCATAAATCTCAGCCCCGTATGGTTTAGCCGCCGATGCGTGCCGTCGTCGCCGTTCTGCTGTTTGTCACCGCAGCTCACGCCGGGTTGTGGGGCCTGTTCCAGCAAAAGCTGCCCGCCCCCGACTTCCGCGGCATCCTGCCGAGCGTTTCCTATGCGCCGTTCGAGGGCAGCGCACATCCCGACGTCGACAATCTGCCGCAGGTCGAGAAGATTCGTGCCGACCTGAAGAAACTCTCGACGATGACGCGTGCGATCCGTCTCTATTCGTCGACCGGTGGCGTCGAGCTGGTTCCGCCGATCGCCGCCGAGTTCGGCCTGAAGGTCACGCTCGGCGCATGGATCGACAAGAACGCCGATCGCAACGAGCGCGAGATCGACGCCGCCATCAACCTTGCCAAGCGCAACAGCAATGTCATCGGCATCGTCGTCGGCAACGAAACCGTGTTTCGCGGCGAGCAGAAGGTTGAAGACCTGATTGCTTTGATCAAGCGGGTGAAGAAGTCGGTCAACGTTCCCGTCACGACAGGTGAAATCTGGAACATCTGGCGCGACAATCCGGAACTCGGCTCCTCCGTCGATTTCGTCGCAGCCCACGTGCTGCCCTATTGGGAAAACTTCACCGACAAGCAGGCGGTCGATCAGGCCGTTTACCTCTACGGGCTGCTGCGCGAAAAATTCCCGGGCAAGCGCATCGTCATCGCCGAATTCGGCTGGCCCAGCGCCGGCTACAATTTAAGGAACGCCGAGCCGGGCCCGTTCGAGCAGGCCTCCGTGCTGCGCGACTTCGTCACCCGTGCCGAAGCCATGGGCATGGAATACAACATCGTCGAGGCGATCGATCAGCCCTGGAAGTTCTTCGAAGGCGGCGTCGGCCCCTATTGGGGCATTCTCGACGCCAACCGCGAACCGAAATTCGCCTGGACCGGCCCGATCGTAAACGAGAACTACTGGAAGCTCGCCGCGATCGCACTGCTCGTCGGCATCCTGATGTCGCTGCCGATCCTGCGGCTGGAACGGCCAACCGTTATGCAGGCGCTGGTGCTTTCGGTGGCGGCCAACGGCGTCGGCGCCTGGGTTTCGACCGTCTTTGCCTTTTGGGCCGGACATTATTTCGTGTTCGGCTCGGCGTTCGCGCTGACGCTCGGCCTGATCCTGCTGGTGCCGCTGATCCTGATCGCGATGGCGCGGATCGACGAGATCGCAGCCGTTGCCTTCGGCCACGGCCCGCGCCGGCTGATCACCAAGAGCGCGCCGCTGGCGCCCGCCACCATTGGCGAGAATCTCGCCTTCCCGAAGGTGTCGATCCATATCCCGGCGTATTTCGAACCGGTCGAGATGCTGAAGCAGACGCTGGATGCGGTGTCGCGGCTCGATTATCCGAATTTCGAATGCGTCTGCATCATCAACAACACGCCCGATCCGGAATTCTGGCGGCCGATCCAGGATCACTGCCGCGCGCTCGGCGAACGCTTCAAGTTCATCAACGCCGAGAAGGTGCAGGGCTTCAAGGCCGGCGCGCTCCGCATCGCCATGGACCGCACCGCGGCCGACGCCGAGATCATCGGCATCATCGACGCCGACTATGTCGTGCATCCGGACTGGCTGAAGGACCTCGTGCCTGTGTTCGCCGACCCGCGCGTCGGCCTGGTGCAGGCGCCGCAGGAGCATCGCGACGGCGATCTCTCGCTGATGCACTACATCATGAACGGCGAATATGCCGGCTTCTTCGACATCGGCATGGTCCAGCGCAACGAGTTCAACTCGATCATCGTGCACGGCACGATGTGCCTGATCCGCCGTTCCGCGATGGACATGGCCGGCGGCTGGTCCAGCGACACCATTTGCGAGGACACCGATCTCGGCCTGACCATCCAGCAGCAGGGCTGGCTGACGCACTACACCAACGTCCGCTATGGCGAGGGCCTGCTGCCCGACACCTATGAAGCGTTCAAGAAGCAGCGTCACCGCTGGGCCTATGGCGGCTTCCAGATCGTCAAGAAGCACTGGCGGCGTTTCCTGCCCGGCGGCAGCCGGCTGACGCCGGACCAGCGCCGCGAATTCTCGCTTGGCTGGCTGAACTGGCTGGGAGCCGAAAGCCTGGGCGTGGTGGTCGCGATCCTCAATCTGATCTGGGTGCCGATCGTGGCGTTTGCCGATATCGCCATCCCCGACAAGATCCTGACGCTGCCGATCATCGCCTCCTTCGTCGTCTCGCTGGTGCATTTCATCGCGCTCTATCGGCTGCGGGTGAAGATCAAGGCCGGCCAGATGCTGGGCGCGATGATCGCAGCGATGAGCGTGCAATGGACGGTGTCGCGCGCCGTCGCCCAGGGCCTGATCACCGAGCATCTCGCCTTCGCCCGCACCTCCAAGGGCGGGCTGTCGCGGATGTCGATCGAATTTCAGGCGTTCTGGGAAGCCGTGATCGGCGTGCTGCTGCTGATTGGTGCTGCCGTGCTGGTCGTCACCAACGGCTACAAGGAAGTGCGCGAGATCTACATCTTCGCCGGCGTCCTGGTGCTGCAGAGCCTGCCGTTCCTGGCGGCGGTTTCGATCGCGTTGCTGGAGAACTCCCGCATCAATTCCTTCGCCTTCTGGCGCAACAGCGCGGTGCGGACGGCGGAACTGATCGGCCTGCGCCCGGTCAGCCTGCCGAGGGTCTCCAGCCAGTCCCAGCCGGTCGCCTCCGAAGTCCGCCGCGAGGTCAATTGACCGTGGATCGATTGGCACCGGGTCGTTGAAGAAGCCGAACTAAGCTATAGCTATTCAAGGAGAATTAGGGTCAAGCGATCCACGAATTTGTCGCCCGGGCGCTATTGACCCGCAGGGGCCCGCCCCCTACACAGCGCGGCAAGTGAGCGCGTAGCTCAGGCGGTAGAGCACGTGACTTTTAATCATGGGGTCGAGGGTTCGAGTCCCTCCGCGCTCACCATCATTGATACCTCTCCTATTGAAAGCATTCGGCTATTTGTGCGGCATCGCCGAACGCGGGGCCTCTCAATCCCGTGAACTGACTTCACCGCCTCGGTTCCGAAGAAACGATCCCGCAGCCATTTTCCTTTTGGCGTGAAGACAGCCGGAAACAATCTTTTGCCATTCTTGCTCGTGACGGGCTCAAGAGGTGCTTTGCTTCTCAGCGCGTTCCTCCCAAGACTTGGGCCGCCGAACGCCGGCGGCCCATTTTTTGCGAGCGGAGCTTGCCATCACCGCCGCGCGCTCAACTGTCCGCTTTCCCCACATTCAACATCTCGGCGGCTCTTGCCTGGGAGGTTTCGCCAATTGGCGAATGCTGATTTCCGCCACGCTCCATATTCGCCAGCCGCGCGCTGCCGGGGTTGCGCTTTCCAGCGCATGGCCGTGTTGCGCCATGGGCGCCTGCTGAAACGGCTCTGGCGCGGGGCTGGGGGCTAATAGCGCCAGAGCCGTCCCAAGATGCGCCTTTCGAGC encodes the following:
- a CDS encoding beta-(1-6) glucans synthase, with the protein product MEPISLRTPLALLLSSLAMIAALWWWLATPITLARAPIDPNAKLQCVSYAPFRGAQTPLIPTTQIPPEQIAQDLAQLAKITDCVRTYSIENGLDQVPALAAKVGLKVIQGIWLSSNRTKNLAQIAVAIELTKEHPDVITALVVGNEVLLRGEMTTSDLAANIRSVKSRVTVPVTYADVWEFWLRNREIYEAVDFVTIHILPYWEDIPVRAKFAASHVDDIRKRMAVAFPNKEILIGETGWPSAGRMREGALPSRTNQARVVSEILDLAKREKFRVNLIEAYDQPWKRQLEGTVGGYWGMINDAQRALKYPPGEPISNFPFWKLQMGSGMALSFFVFLAGWLTLRRRPWKPGFSAWVVVGTSATTSGMLLGIAADKMFYESYGAGGWLQWGALLAAAIASPMLCANAAMSGRPLPTFLELLGPRDFRTKSVLTALLGFVLVVTTLIAAGTALGFAFDPRYRDFPFASLTMAVVPFAALMLLNRPKAGARPIAESAFAGLLVVAALFMGFNEGGQNWQAMWTCAIYLLLALTLWRARAVQIPK
- a CDS encoding glycosyltransferase; translation: MRAVVAVLLFVTAAHAGLWGLFQQKLPAPDFRGILPSVSYAPFEGSAHPDVDNLPQVEKIRADLKKLSTMTRAIRLYSSTGGVELVPPIAAEFGLKVTLGAWIDKNADRNEREIDAAINLAKRNSNVIGIVVGNETVFRGEQKVEDLIALIKRVKKSVNVPVTTGEIWNIWRDNPELGSSVDFVAAHVLPYWENFTDKQAVDQAVYLYGLLREKFPGKRIVIAEFGWPSAGYNLRNAEPGPFEQASVLRDFVTRAEAMGMEYNIVEAIDQPWKFFEGGVGPYWGILDANREPKFAWTGPIVNENYWKLAAIALLVGILMSLPILRLERPTVMQALVLSVAANGVGAWVSTVFAFWAGHYFVFGSAFALTLGLILLVPLILIAMARIDEIAAVAFGHGPRRLITKSAPLAPATIGENLAFPKVSIHIPAYFEPVEMLKQTLDAVSRLDYPNFECVCIINNTPDPEFWRPIQDHCRALGERFKFINAEKVQGFKAGALRIAMDRTAADAEIIGIIDADYVVHPDWLKDLVPVFADPRVGLVQAPQEHRDGDLSLMHYIMNGEYAGFFDIGMVQRNEFNSIIVHGTMCLIRRSAMDMAGGWSSDTICEDTDLGLTIQQQGWLTHYTNVRYGEGLLPDTYEAFKKQRHRWAYGGFQIVKKHWRRFLPGGSRLTPDQRREFSLGWLNWLGAESLGVVVAILNLIWVPIVAFADIAIPDKILTLPIIASFVVSLVHFIALYRLRVKIKAGQMLGAMIAAMSVQWTVSRAVAQGLITEHLAFARTSKGGLSRMSIEFQAFWEAVIGVLLLIGAAVLVVTNGYKEVREIYIFAGVLVLQSLPFLAAVSIALLENSRINSFAFWRNSAVRTAELIGLRPVSLPRVSSQSQPVASEVRREVN
- a CDS encoding beta-1-3, beta-1-6-glucan biosynthesis protein, whose product is MRRRVRDPKVAVLRRFAAAGLVLLIGSAGALAQSGTPAPQDQGKPQAANPDATKESQRKADEIAEASQTINGPAGNPECVWLGRRVVSLMWRDDLDTAFRHLDLYDRFGCPGGHVQAAFRCLTRFGGQIDPKVAETLSSRIHACWVNPGAQPQTAAAQGPAPAAPATAGSAAPAPAASPSPAPSPAPAPPTK